The nucleotide window ACTAGTTCTTTTAATTGATCAACAAGGCTTGTATCAGAAGTTATTGCAACGGCACAGCAAGATGTTAAATTTCTTGAGAGGGCCAGAGAAACTGGAACAAGTGTTGGTAAAGAAATCTCAAAACTTATTCCCGAACCACTGCCAGTATTTTCAGGATTTATTGAAAAAATAAATGCGATCAAAATTGCAACTCCTCAAAAAGCAGCCGAATTAATTCCTTATGTTTCCCCTGAAGCCATTAGTTTGGAACGCCTCGAGCATATGGTCGATCGTTTTCATTCGATAAAAGGTTTCTGCGGTGAAAAGGATGCTGTCTTGGAAAGAATTATTAAAGTTGGTAGTTTATTAAAAAATGAAAGAGAAATTGAAAAAATGGAAAAATTTACTTCACGAATTACTTCTTCAAAGGGAACAACTTTTGAAGTTGAAGCAGCGATAGCATTAGAAGATAAATTCGATATGAAAATCACGGAATTTGGTTCAAAATACTATCAAAAAGGAGTAATCCCTAGTAAAAGAATTGATCCTTTGGATTTTGATTTGGCCACTTGCGATACTTTGATAGAATGTAAATACAGAAATTTTTACCATGATGCCATAGATCCTGATAAATTGGATACTTTAATGCGATCAATTGTAAGACATAAGATAACAGCGGAAGAAGTTGCAGGTAAAAAATTTCTTTTTGTTTCAGGAAAAGCTTTACCCGAACCATTAAAGGATGCATTAAAAAATAACAACGTAGATTTTTTAGAAATATTATTAGAGTTGTAAGGTAAGAATATGCATAGAAGTAATAAAATCACTCAAATATTAATTAGATTTGAAAATAAATTTAATAAAAAAACTATCGCTACTTTTTTTTCAAATATATCACTTATTCTCGATGAAATTGAATATTTTTTCTCAGAGCAAAAAAACAATTTTACCGCTGAAGAATTTATAGCCAATACGTTATCTGAAACTTCAAGAGAGATACGGCTTATGTGGGGTGAAACTGGTGTTGACTTAGGTTTTTATCATGGAACAAATGATGAATTTAGTCTTTTTATAAGTAGATTTGCCAATTATCTAGAAGCTAATGTTGGGTGCCCGGCGGGAGAAAGCATGTTAGATGTCGGCCAGTACTTAACCATATTATGTGGTCTATGTGAGGATTTAGTTATTAAATACATTGAAGTGGAAGAAGATATAGAGAACGATTTTAAATTGCTGCCAAAACCAATTCCAAATACATTGGCAGCATCATTAGGCTGTACTTATTCTGACGATGGCAAAACTTTTTATGATTACCTCAAGATAATAGCAAATAATTTGTTTAATTCTGGAAATGCTCATTTTAAAAACGTAGAGCATATTGAAACTAATCAAATTATAGAGGCGGTGCAAAAAGAAGATTTTGCATTCGATTGTTCCTGGCAGGGATATGATGTAAATATTCATTTGATGAAATTTTATGTAATTATTACACCGATCAATAATATAAAATATAAAACTATTGAACGCGCTCAAGTGATTGATTCAGCGTTTTATACACGATTGTTTGTAGAGGCTTGCAAGGGTATTGGCATCAGAGAATTTAAAACTTATTTTAATAGACCAGATTAGATGAGTATAATGACCCCTATAAACTGGACACGTGCAATTGGAGAAAAAGGTAGGGTAATGATGCGAAAACAACATCATTACTTTGGGGAAATTTATATGGCAAGAATCTATAAAAGACACGGAAGTTTATTTAAAGCAAAAGTAGCATTAGAAGCTCTAAAAGAGAAAAAAAAAGTTGCTGAATTATGCCAAGAATATAGCGTGGCTTCAAGCCAAATATTTGCATGGAAAAAGCAATTGGAAGAAAGTTGTGAAATGCAATCTCATTTTACCAATATTTTTTATGCAGTTATGCTTTCATTGATCTTTCCTGTATTTATTTTTCGCTAACTCATGGAGATTAATTTTATGGTACATCTTTTATTATATGTTTTATGCATGTTTTCTTTTCACAAAAGTCTTGAATGTGATGATGATTATAAATATGTTGAAAAATTTTTTCGAAAAATCGCAGAGCGGAAAAGGTTGGGATTAGATGTAATTGATCCAGTACGACCGCTTAATTTTATACCAGGACAGATACCTGAAAATGAATATACAAGGTTTTATCGCGAAAAAAATAAAATGATATTTCTATCATTATCTGAATGTAACAGTTTTTTAACAAAGCTTATTGATAGAAAAAAGTGTATAGAGAAAGATAAACTTTATTATGCGCAAGAGCATCAAAAGAATAAAGAAGTACTTGCAGAAATTGAACAAATATTACAGACGTATTTAGCAAGAATTGTTAATTTTTTTGACTCTTGGTCATTTAAATCCTCTTGGTGTGAAGCATTACGAGCAAAGAAAAATCAGGCTAAAGAAATTTATTTCGATACAAGAGCTTCGTATAAAGCAAAAAAGAGGGAGCTTAAAATTATTGAAGAAGCGATAGTTTATTGCAGAGATTTAATTAAGCAGCGTGAGCAGGAGAATTTTTGCACTTTTGCGCAGAGAATATATAAGGGTGAAAAGAATGTAGAACTTACGGAAGATGCAAAAAACTCTCCGCTTATTCAAGCTGTTCAACAACACGTTCAAGAATGTGGAACCGTGCATACAGCGACATTTTCCTTAAACGAGAAAACATATGCGGCTCTTAAAAATTTTAGTGTTCAAGTTCCAAAAATTCGTGAAATACAATATGAAGGAAATCGTGGGCAACTATATGTTTATGGCGAGCTTGTAGATTCTCTCAATAAAATTGGGGATATTCCTAATACTCTCCTGAGCACTCGGCAGCTACTAAAACAAGCGGTTCTGTTTAATGATTCTGGAAGAACCTTAGTTTGTGAACATAGATTAGATCAAGCGCTTTCAGCAAAATTAGCATGCGATGCCTTAATAGATTATGTAAAAACTATTGAGGATTTAGGATTAAAAGAAACGATCGAAGAAAATACACTTGTATTGGTTATGCCGAGTGATATAAGTTATCCTTGCGCAACAGGTCTACTCTATGCTCTGGCACATCCTGAAGAGGCCTATGATTATATAAAAAATATATTTGATAGGTTTTGTTTTGCTGAAAACCACTATAACGCTGAAGTGCAAAAAGATGCGGAATATACGACACAAGCTCTTGGTCGCACTGCTGTTATGGGCGATGAATATATGCAAATAATTAATACTTATCGCGAGAAAAATAAACTTGCATTTCAATCATTAAGTGAATGCAAAGAGTCTTTAGGCAAACTTGAAAGGCGAAAAAAGCAAGTTGAGCGAGAACTAAAAAACTGTTGCCAAGAAATACAGACATGTAAAGATACCGCCAATCAAAAAGCACTACATGCAGCAGAAATATCTAAAAAAGAAAAACTTAGCGAGTATAAAGTTATTAAAGAAACAATAGTCAACTGTAAGTATATTATTAGCCAGCGAGAGCAGGAAAGTTTTGGCGATATTGCCCAGAGAATCTATAAAGGAGAGCAGAATGTAGAACTTTCGAAAGATGCAAAAAACTCCGCGCTTATTCGATCTGTGCAACAACACATTCAAGAATTCGGAGCCCTTCATAAAGAGGTATTTTCTTTAAACGATCAAACATATAATGTTCTTGAAAATTTAGGCGCCAAAGTTCCAGAAACCTGTTTAATAGAGTTTGAGGGTAACCGGGTTCAATTACATGTTTATGGCGAGCTGATAAACTCGCTCAATAACATGGGGTCTGTTAATCTTGCGCGGCTAGAAGTTCAACAGTTGTTAAAACAAGCAGTTATAATTAATAATAACGCCAGAAAATTAGTAGGCGAACATAAATTAAATCAAGCACTTTCAGCCAAACTAGTATGTGATGCATTAGTAAATTATGCAAAAACTGTTGGTGATTTAGGCATTGCCATTGAAGAAGAAATATTTAAGGATATCTTGAAGTATTTAGTAGGCGCAACGACATATCCTGAAGAAACATTAACATACATAAAAACTAAATTAAATCAGGCAACCTTGGCAGCAAGTAGTTATATCACCGAAAAATATAAAGAAGCAGAATAAAGGGCAATATTGTTTTCGGACCTATTTCTGCGGATGATAAATATAACTATTAATATGTTGAATAACATGATAAGGCATATGTTTTGCTAGTTTTCTTAGCTCATGAACAGGATCGCTTGGTTTTAAAGGCTTAGTATTAAGATAACCAGTTAATATTCCATCATCATTCTTTACGATATTGATTTGACGTGTATCGATAAACTTTCTCTCAAGCCTAAGCTTAGAAATGTATCTATATAATTCAGCAGATTCTTTTGCTTTTTGTTCTTTTATATTTTTTCCAAATAAATTCCATATAAAACTGAATCCCGGGACTGGTTGAAGGCAAGCATAATTTATAGAACCGCAAGGTGCTTCATGGATTTTGTTTTTTTTAAGATAATTTTTATGCATATTTTGGCCAAGAGGATTTCCAAGCAAATTTAACTCTTGAAGATTAGTTAGTTTTGTCAGTTCATAGGGTAATTGTTCAATATTATTGCCTGCAAGATTAAGCGATCTTAGCTTAAATTCACCAATATAATGAGGAATTTTACTGATATTATTGTTACTCAAATTAAGAACCTTGATATTGTTGGCGCTTGGCAATCTACGGTTCTTCCGCCACCAGACGGCACTATTGTAAGATTCTTTAGCTTGATATATGGCATAATATGCTGCCACAATACCGATACCAATACCTATCATGCCAAGTCCCCATTTTAATCTAGTATAATATTGAGCATCATCTAAATAATATTCTGCCAATGGATTATAAGAGCTCATGCGCAATGAAGAAGTATTCATAAAGTCCCTGAGCTCTTTGGAATGCACAGCTAATTTTTCATAGGTCGCAATTTTATCTCCAGCAAGGCCAACATAATAATTAGATGTATTTGAAGCCCTTCGACTAAGCCAATAAAAAAATGCTGAAACTCCTGATGAACAGACATAAGACTTTTCTTGGCAAGCTTCTAGAAATTTTTTTGTAGCCAAAATTAATCTACTTTTTAATGATAGGCTCTTAATATACGCTTCATGATATGTTGTCGGAAATTGTTCAAGATTATTATTACTTAAATCAATTTTTTTTATTGAGGAAAAAGCATCGACCCTTAAAGTTACTTTTTTTAAGCAATTATTTTTTAGATTCAAGTAGCTGATATTATAGCTTGCGCATACAATAACCTCTTTAAGCTCGTTATTGCTCAGATCGATGCTAAAATCATATTTATTAGCTCTGTAGCGAGGGGCTATTTTCAAAAACCCATTCAATTTTTTACCATATTTTTGAGATAATGTATCAGCTGAAAGGTCAATTTTATTAATAAAAACACCATTTTCATCTTGTACTACGGTAATACATTCTTCTGGAATAGTATCGCCAAATAATTTTGCAAAAGAAATCGTTTGTACTGTGTGATCCATCGCAATAAGGGATAGACAGCTGAATAAGAGAGGATAAATGATAAATTTTTTCATGTGATGCGCATTTTTTAAATAAAATTACATTCCGCTCAGTATAATTAAATTTTATAAATATATATCGTGTATATTTGAGCATCTAGATCACACATCAAGCAACTGGATATTAAACAACAAAAGAATTATGATAACGAAAAAAAATCTTATTTTTGTCTACGTTATTGCTGGCTTAATGCTGCACAATAGCAATACGACAGCGACGGCGGAAAAAATATTCACAAAGAAAAATATAAAGATCGCTGACTCTATTTTCTTAGGAACAGGACTATTATTTGTAGTCCAGCATTCATATTTTGCTCGAAGAGATAAATATATTAGCCCGTTGGCTGGGTATCATCATCTACCATTTGGCTCAGTATTAACTCTGAGAACAGTCATGCTTGCTTTAAATAAGTTTAAAGATGCATATGATTTACTCAGGCAAGGAAAGTTGACCGAAGAACCAAAAAAAGAAAGTGATCTTGATAAAGCAGTTGGTATAGGTGATGCAATCTTAACAAGTGGCTTATTGACGGCTTTTGGAGCAACGCTTTTTGATTATTATATTGACAGATTAGACTCTAATGATGGACGCAAGTATTTTGAATTAGCTTTAGCTATACGATGTTTAATCGAGGCAGGAATCATAGCCAACGGTATTAATGCTG belongs to Candidatus Babeliaceae bacterium and includes:
- a CDS encoding transposase codes for the protein MARIYKRHGSLFKAKVALEALKEKKKVAELCQEYSVASSQIFAWKKQLEESCEMQSHFTNIFYAVMLSLIFPVFIFR
- a CDS encoding leucine-rich repeat domain-containing protein, with the protein product MKKFIIYPLLFSCLSLIAMDHTVQTISFAKLFGDTIPEECITVVQDENGVFINKIDLSADTLSQKYGKKLNGFLKIAPRYRANKYDFSIDLSNNELKEVIVCASYNISYLNLKNNCLKKVTLRVDAFSSIKKIDLSNNNLEQFPTTYHEAYIKSLSLKSRLILATKKFLEACQEKSYVCSSGVSAFFYWLSRRASNTSNYYVGLAGDKIATYEKLAVHSKELRDFMNTSSLRMSSYNPLAEYYLDDAQYYTRLKWGLGMIGIGIGIVAAYYAIYQAKESYNSAVWWRKNRRLPSANNIKVLNLSNNNISKIPHYIGEFKLRSLNLAGNNIEQLPYELTKLTNLQELNLLGNPLGQNMHKNYLKKNKIHEAPCGSINYACLQPVPGFSFIWNLFGKNIKEQKAKESAELYRYISKLRLERKFIDTRQINIVKNDDGILTGYLNTKPLKPSDPVHELRKLAKHMPYHVIQHINSYIYHPQK